In Debaryomyces hansenii CBS767 chromosome A complete sequence, a genomic segment contains:
- a CDS encoding DEHA2D11770p (similar to CA5017|IPF7559 Candida albicans IPF7559): MKLTFNIPLAITRQWLYMLTLLISIFGILLPISIVAYLNFYKVLIPKPITRIPLRFDPFSSNEVGMKSSLHLNNMYELLKEDPTIKYEIGLNLNVVCNRKNYDDIYNINSAFSIEDKLVSDNSFLLNCDTRFIYNENNRFIPYRLRFWVPPILTNIDKLINIKSPLTVVTGKQLLELMSEDERTSNALLRLDKRLVIDNNNSFLEMKIQWDGMRYYMLNYYFTSLFIGVLIFWIPSSFICLISSMIVLLKSTGGKKND, from the coding sequence ATGAAGCTTACATTCAATATACCGTTGGCCATAACCAGACAATGGTTGTATATGCTAACGCTATTAATATCTATATTTGGTATTCTTTTGCCTATTTCGATTGTTgcatatttgaatttttataaGGTTCTAATTCCCAAACCAATAACAAGAATACCTCTAAGGTTCGATCCTTTTTCATCTAACGAAGTGGGGATGAAAAGTTCATTgcatttgaataatatgtacgaattattgaaagaagaccCTACGattaaatatgaaattgGTTTGAATTTGAACGTTGTTTGTAATCGGAAAAACTATgatgatatatataatatcaattcaGCGTTTTCTATTGAAGATAAGTTAGTATCAGACAACTCTTTCTTATTGAATTGCGATACGAGATTCATATATAACGAGAATAACCGGTTCATTCCTTACAGGTTGAGGTTTTGGGTTCCCCCCATATTGACTAATATCgacaaattgataaatattaaatCCCCTTTAACTGTAGTTACAGGTAAACAGTTACTTGAATTAATGTCTGAAGATGAGAGGACAAGCAATGCATTATTACGCCTAGATAAACGTTTAGTTATCgataacaataatagtTTTCTAGAGATGAAAATACAGTGGGATGGCATGCGCTACTACATGCTTAACTATTATTTCacatcattattcattggagtattaattttttggaTACCAAGTTCCTTTATCTGCTTAATTAGCAGTATGATAGTACTTTTAAAATCCACAGGTGGAAAGAAAAACGactaa
- a CDS encoding DEHA2D11704p (weakly similar to CA6104|IPF65 Candida albicans IPF65): MIDKLPIDIINIIAHSLNQFDLVSLSGTNKSLHQILIPKLYKSITVDSSKTHLQHELSSRTTTIKSLHSFKLFLNKLIKNPQYGGFIRHFALSNEIPDMSEIMLNKYLERMFPILTNLFTLDWFIVDPYLSFELLKLLPLEKLCNLGGNFKNFEVMETLIRQPLFGLKKLEIFGFNTASNLSKIDMSKFPNLHDLTISKNSCGKSRKVTNLIEIDPVDENYLSSIFAHAQNLNLASLTLKDICIASVDVNVLIKAINIPNLKELSIINCTEIMFENESFIRRSPPPVLFLDLLGPHLSGLESLVLDLSNDLADNTSILRLLNSVYLSKLDILITCKNGESLNEDLAAIINSLVSHPLKDLKLDVIIPNANHKKITVPITTLSNLSKLDKLQILKAPVEHRHFNSLIPIISELRELMVLHLVVNTQKIVANSLIDQNYFNFAIPGLSHLEENFFKQFFDYCKDFKFCNQNLEYLIFETPKKFMFECRNRIELIDM; encoded by the coding sequence ATGATAGATAAATTACCCATAGATATTATAAACATAATAGCACATTCACTAAATCAATTTGATTTGGTGAGTCTATCCGGGACGAACAAAAGTTTGCATCAAATTCTAATTCCCAAATTGTACAAATCGATAACCGTGgattcttcaaaaacaCACCTTCAGCACGAGTTATCCTCCAGAACCACTACTATTAAATCCTTGCATTCGTTTaaattgtttttgaataaactTATTAAAAATCCTCAATATGGTGGTTTTATAAGACATTTTGCATTAAGTAATGAAATTCCAGATATGTCCGAAATTATGTTGAATAAATACTTGGAAAGAATGTTTCCTATCTTGACAAACCTATTCACGTTGGACTGGTTTATCGTTGACCCGTATCTATCCTTCGAATTATTGAAGCTTTTACCCTTAGAAAAACTCTGTAACCTTGGGggaaattttaaaaatttcgAAGTGATGGAAACCTTGATTCGTCAACCTCTCTTTGGCctaaagaaattagaaatttttgGATTCAATACCGCTTcgaatttatcaaaaatagaCATGCTGAAGTTTCCTAACTTGCATGACTTGACtattctgaaaaattcttgtGGTAAATCAAGGAAGGTAACGAATTTAATTGAGATTGATCCAGTCGATGAAAACTACTTGTCAAGCATTTTTGCTCATGCACAAAACCTAAATTTAGCGTCACTTACATTAAAGGACATTTGCATCGCCTCTGTAGATGTAAATGTTTTAATTAAGGCCATTAATATTCCCAATTTAAAAGaactttcaataattaACTGTACCGAAATTATGTTTGAGAACGAGTCGTTCATAAGGAGAAGCCCTCCTCCCGTACTCTTCCTTGATTTGCTAGGTCCTCACTTGTCTGGTTTAGAGAGCTTAGTTTTGGATCTTCTGAATGATCTCGCAGATAATACTAGCATCTTGCGTTTACTTAATCTGGTATATTTGAGTAAGCTTGATATACTCATAACGTGTAAAAATGGAGAAAGCTTGAACGAAGATTTAGCAGCCATAATTAATAGCCTCGTAAGCCACCCCTTGAAGGATCTAAAATTAGATGTTATTATACCCAATGCTAATCACAAAAAAATAACTGTTCCAATAACTACATTATCCAATCTCTCGAAGTTAGACAAGCTACAAATACTAAAGGCCCCAGTTGAACATCGTCACTTTAATAGcttaattccaataatctCCGAACTAAGAGAGCTAATGGTTCTCCATTTGGTTGTAAATACACAGAAAATTGTTGCTAATTCCttaattgatcaaaattatttcaattttgcaatcCCTGGCCTAAGTCACTTAGAggaaaatttttttaaacaattttttgaCTACTGCAAAGACTTTAAGTTTTGCAATCAAAACttagaatatttaatttttgaaactCCGAAAAAGTTTATGTTTGAATGTCGAAATAGAATAGAGTTAATAGATATGTAA
- a CDS encoding DEHA2D11682p (similar to uniprot|Q04336 Saccharomyces cerevisiae YMR196W) produces the protein MTGESTKHELTTEEIRLQENKKRTKYWKHWGPYLGERQWATVREDYSHDGDAWSDFPFEHSRSRTYRWGEDGLAGVADTHQLICLSMSLWNEQDDILKEKAFGVTNSQGNHGEDVKDLYYYLDNTPSHSYMKYLYKYPQSKFPYEHLIEENGKRSREEHEYEITDTGIFDDNKYFDVVFEMGKSDDDPEELLFRITAYNRSDQAAPLHIMPHVLLRNTWSWGTEESKKLKPNLNAKGDCTIEVDHAKFGKRNLVFAPAPGITDSSPDVEPVLLFTENETNTKRLYDQENKVKYVKDAFHDLIIHDEKEAVNPERTGTKACAWFSFNENGGVPAGDYVTIRYKLSKQGGEIDELEFDQTLARRQDEADAFYWKVSPLPMSDDLRQVQRQAFAGLLWTKQFYYFVHNYWSRGDPNTPKPPTNRANGRNKDWKHLFIDDILSLPDKWEYPFFAAWDTAFHCVPLAMIDPEFAKKQLDLLTREWYMHPNGQVPAYEWNFSDVNPPVHAWSTYRIFKIEKKMYGTEDLDFLEAVFQKLLLNFTWWVNRKDSDGNNVFAGGFLGLDNIGIFNRSEPLPTGGNLEQADSTGWMAFFSLQMLNIALELAKTRPVYENIASKFFEHFLLIADAMTYRGAAKGESEATERSLWDDNDKFYYDAISYGNHSQSLPVRSLVGLIPLYASLTLEPELLDKFPSFRKRLDWFIENRKSVAERNIASMEYRGVGERLLLSLVDKDRLVSILERMLDEDEFLSPYGIRSLSKYHEKNPFEMDVNGEKYVVKYLSGESDSGMFGGNSNWRGPIWFPVNFLLVEALQRFYLYYGTDLKVECPKGSGEYLNLAQCAQEIQHRLMHLFVPDETDSKACNGGNELLNKDPLFKDYFPFYEYFDGDTGRGLGASHQCGWTALVAKWIHDNGSSCRLPKTPRTPRTPRSSVFLNNSENTEKTSSEDSLNNIEQYRPKAGPFPGKLMRRRSSKSLLNMTINSLDLDDEEEENQAKMNMMKNIPLTSSNVNQDQIKEQLSELGPTLSRGSANESETNENFLGQIKAAFKKYKMSDDEVSGDEFETRN, from the coding sequence atgacGGGCGAATCGACGAAACATGAATTAACTACTGAGGAAATTAGGTTACAGGAGAATAAGAAGAGAACTAAATATTGGAAGCATTGGGGACCATATTTGGGAGAAAGACAATGGGCAACTGTCAGAGAGGATTACTCTCACGATGGTGATGCTTGGTCAGACTTTCCTTTCGAACATTCCAGATCTAGAACTTATCGTTGGGGTGAAGACGGGTTGGCTGGGGTTGCAGATACCCATCAATTGATCTGTTTGTCCATGTCGTTGTGGAATGAACAAGATGATATCTTAAAAGAAAAGGCATTTGGGGTTACCAATTCGCAGGGAAACCACGGTGAAGATGTTAAGGACTTGTATTACTATCTTGATAATACCCCTTCGCATTCGTATATGAAATACTTGTACAAGTATCCTCAAAGCAAGTTTCCGTATGAACATTTGATTGAAGAGAATGGCAAGAGATCAAGGGAAGAACATGAATACGAAATCACCGATACGGGTATTTTTGACGATAACAAGTACTTTGATGTGGTTTTTGAAATGGGTAAGAGTGATGATGAtccagaagaattattgttCCGTATTACTGCCTACAACAGAAGTGACCAGGCTGCTCCATTGCATATTATGCCCCATGTTTTATTGAGAAATACGTGGTCTTGGGGTACTGAAGAATCTAAAAAGCTAAAACCAAATTTAAATGCTAAAGGAGACTGCACCATTGAAGTTGACCATGCTAAATTCGGTAAACGTAATTTGGTATTTGCACCTGCCCCAGGTATAACGGATAGTTCTCCTGATGTCGAACCAGTTTTGTTGTTCACGGAGAATGAAACCAATACCAAACGTTTGTATGATCAAGAGAACAAAGTTAAATATGTTAAAGATGCTTTCCATGATTTAATTATTCACGATGAAAAGGAAGCTGTTAACCCTGAAAGAACTGGTACTAAAGCTTGTGCCTGGTTTTCGTTTAACGAGAATGGAGGTGTCCCTGCGGGAGATTATGTTACTATCCGTTATAAGCTATCTAAACAAGGTGGTGagattgatgaattagaattcGACCAGACTCTTGCAAGACGTCAAGATGAAGCTGACGCTTTCTATTGGAAGGTATCTCCATTGCCAATGAGTGATGACTTGAGACAAGTACAAAGACAAGCATTTGCTGGTTTATTATGGACCAAACAATTTTATTACTTTGTTCACAACTACTGGTCAAGAGGTGACCCTAATACACCTAAACCACCTACCAACAGGGCCAATGGAAGAAATAAGGACTGGAAgcatttatttattgacgACATTTTGTCCTTGCCTGACAAGTGGGAATATCCATTCTTTGCTGCTTGGGATACTGCTTTCCACTGTGTTCCTTTGGCAATGATTGATCCAGAATTTGCCAAGAAGCAACTTGATTTATTAACCAGAGAATGGTATATGCATCCAAATGGTCAAGTTCCTGCTTACGAGTGGAACTTCTCTGATGTTAATCCTCCAGTACATGCATGGTCCACTTATAggattttcaaaattgagAAAAAGATGTATGGTACTGAAGATTTGGACTTTTTAGAAGCTGTTTTCCAAAAGTTGTTACTTAATTTCACTTGGTGGGTGAACAGGAAAGATTCTGACGGAAATAATGTTTTTGCTGGTGGGTTCTTAGGTTTGGATAATATTGGTATTTTCAATAGATCTGAACCTTTGCCAACGGGTGGTAATTTAGAGCAAGCTGATTCAACTGGTTGGATGGCGTTTTTTTCGTTGCAAATGTTGAATATTGCTTTAGAATTGGCTAAGACGAGACCTGtttatgaaaatattgcCTCAAAGTTTTTTGAACATTTCTTATTAATTGCCGACGCTATGACTTATAGAGGAGCTGCAAAAGGTGAATCAGAAGCCACTGAAAGATCTTTATGggatgataatgataaattttattatgatGCTATTAGTTATGGTAACCACTCTCAATCATTACCTGTAAGATCTTTGGTTGGTTTAATTCCGTTATATGCCTCTTTAACATTAGAACCAGAACTATTGGACAAATTCCCATCATTCAGAAAGAGATTAGACtggtttattgaaaatagaAAGTCCGTTGCTGAAAGAAACATTGCATCCATGGAATATCGTGGTGTAGGTGAAAGGTTGTTATTATCTTTAGTGGATAAGGATAGGTTAGTTTCTATTTTAGAAAGAATGttagatgaagatgaatttttgtCGCCATATGGTATTAGATCGTTATCGAAATATCACGAAAAGAATCCATTTGAAATGGATGTTAATGGTGAAAAGTATGTGGTCAAGTATTTGCTGGGTGAATCCGATTCAGGTATGTTTGGAGGTAATTCAAATTGGAGAGGACCAATTTGGTTCCCTGTTAATTTCTTACTTGTTGAAGCATTGCAGAGattctatttatattatggTACTGATTTAAAGGTTGAATGTCCAAAGGGATCTGgtgaatatttgaatttggcTCAATGCGCCCAAGAAATTCAACATCGTTTGATGCATTTGTTTGTTCCTGACGAGACAGACAGTAAAGCCTGTAATGGTGGCAATGAATTGTTGAACAAAGATCCATTGTTCAAAGATTATTTCCCATTctatgaatattttgatggTGACACTGGTAGAGGATTAGGTGCTAGTCATCAATGTGGATGGACTGCTTTGGTTGCAAAATGGATCCATGATAATGGTTCTTCATGTAGATTACCTAAAACTCCAAGAACTCCAAGGACCCCAAGATCTTCTgtcttcttgaataacaGCGAGAACACCGAAAAGACTTCTAGCGAAGActctttgaataatattgaacaatatCGTCCGAAAGCAGGCCCATTCCCAGGAAAGTTAATGAGAAGACGTTCGAGTAAATCATTGCTTAACATGACTATCAATTCGTTAGATTTGGATGAcgaagaggaagaaaatCAGGCTAAGATGAAcatgatgaagaatattccaTTGACTAGTTCAAATGTGAATCAAGATCAAATCAAGGAGCAGTTATCAGAATTGGGCCCAACATTATCAAGAGGATCAGCCAATGAATCGGAAACCAACGAAAACTTCTTGGGCCAGATCAAGGCTGCATTCAAGAAGTATAAGATGAGCGATGATGAGGTTTCTGGTGATGAATTCGAGACCAGAAACTAA
- a CDS encoding DEHA2D11660p (similar to uniprot|Q04338 Saccharomyces cerevisiae YMR197C VTI1 cis-Golgi membrane traffic) produces MSELFATYESDLQLALQEAKSKLAQISSADGKDERKQFLRAIETATDECLEVLDQMSIEVQNLPSNQRSTYNTKIRQYKSQVEDSKDRLKKLLDDQDKYELFGNRYTDDDSHDDIHDSQRKQLLNNNSSLERTSERLRDSQRIALETENIGGNILNDLRSQREQITGSRNTLMTADGYVDKSIKTLKSMSRRLTANKFISYAIIAVLILLIFLVLASKFW; encoded by the exons ATGTCAGAATTATTCGCCACTTATGAATCTGATTTGCAATTGGCGTTACAAGAAGCCAAGTCCAAATTAGCTCAAATATCGTCAGCAGATGGAA AAGATGAACGTAAGCAGTTTTTAAGGGCCATTGAGACGGCAACGGATGAATGCTTAGAGGTATTGGATCAAATGAGTATAGAAGTGCAAAACTTACCCTCCAATCAAAGATCAACGTATAACACGAAGATACGTCAGTATAAATCGCAGGTGGAGGATAGTAAAGATAGACTAAAGAAATTGTTGGACGACCAAGATAAATACGAGTTATTTGGAAACAGATACACAGACGATGACTCGCATGATGATATACACGATTCTCAACGTAAGCAGTTGTTGAATAACAATTCTTCGCTTGAAAGAACGTCCGAGAGATTGAGAGACAGTCAACGAATAGCTCTCGAAACAGAAAATATTGGGGGTAACATTCTTAACGATTTAAGATCCCAGAGAGAGCAAATTACGGGATCCAGAAACACCTTAATGACGGCGGATGGATATGTCGACAAGTCAATTAAAACTTTGAAGTCAATGAGCAGAAGATTAACtgcaaataaatttataagCTATGCTATTATTGCAGtgttgattttattaatatttttagtaCTTGCAAGTAAATTTTGGTAA
- a CDS encoding DEHA2D11726p (no similarity), translating into MVLPSLQYNAYENTRDPCHYQTLTPRSKHPAASHFSPAAKLNLVWPSNMYNKILMFIQGTPYTTGTLNNSITRTYTNSIPWTNQSLTKTNNPRITTYTY; encoded by the coding sequence ATGGTGTTACCATCGCTACAATACAATGCCTATGAAAATACAAGAGACCCGTGCCACTACCAAACCCTTACCCCAAGATCCAAACATCCAGCAGCAAGTCACTTTTCACCAGCAGCAAAATTAAACCTAGTATGGCCTTCGAATATGTACAATAAGATCCTCATGTTCATACAAGGTACACCATATACTACAGGAAccttaaataattctatcaCCCGCACGTACACAAATTCGATTCCATGGACCAATCAAAGTCTAACTAAAACCAACAATCCACGAATCACCACCTACACTTACTAG
- a CDS encoding DEHA2D11638p (similar to uniprot|Q12184 Saccharomyces cerevisiae YPL252C YAH1 Iron-sulfur protein of the mitochondrial matrix), translating into MFRSILRSSRCIPKTLQNNCRSPTVVTPLNLYKQFHQTVPKFHGHLHKPNPGEELHITFITKDGEQLSFEVAEGDNVLDIAQAHNLDMEGACGGSCACSTCHVIVDPEFYDEIPEPDDDENDMLDLAFGLTETSRLGCQIKMSKEIDGIRVALPAMTRNLQNKDFN; encoded by the coding sequence ATGTTCAGAAGCATACTCAGATCAAGTCGTTGTATCCCAAAGACTTTGCAAAACAACTGTCGCTCTCCAACCGTTGTGACTCCTTTGAACTTGTACaaacaatttcatcaaacCGTTCCAAAATTCCACGGCCATCTCCATAAACCAAACCCAGGTGAAGAGCTCCATATTACATTCATAACTAAAGACGGAGAACAATTATCTTTCGAGGTAGCAGAGGGTGATAATGTTTTAGATATTGCCCAAGCTCACAATTTGGACATGGAGGGTGCTTGTGGAGGTTCTTGTGCCTGCTCCACTTGCCATGTTATTGTTGATCCTGAATTTTATGATGAAATTCCAGAGCcggatgatgatgaaaatgatatgTTAGACTTGGCCTTTGGCTTAACCGAAACTTCCAGATTGGGATGCCAGATTAAGATGAGCAAGGAAATCGACGGTATAAGGGTAGCGTTACCAGCAATGACCCGTAATTTACAAAACAAGGACTTTAACTAG
- a CDS encoding DEHA2D11748p (similar to CA6103|CaSFP1 Candida albicans SFP1) translates to MFNTKIFDNSNSGGQSSSAINIPPSGASTITTNDHLNIPQPIDISYQRQSSIFNNSRFRRESIAHSQGMGGVSWGSVTIGSWLKDEVMMVGNGNNANTNTFTNSHLQPHIQHHLINPRRGSIRHQPSASISMSPPIQTSYLPDLEADYCKDYSCCGQLLPTLHDLLRHYEEAHISPSPPQDQHILNSARNRNRNNVHNIMETVSTTDVFLNNHHHNAHNNHPNLNIPNNQFNIHQQTISQASLTNTIPQNNPIPTNQPQIQQQQQQQQQQQQHHHHQQQQHQHQSPTHQTQQIHQSHHQSPPQFQNMNAQSDSATPRPDEDDAMYIDDPARHLYVMENNEYKPYKCPVIGCEKTYKNQNGLKYHRLHGHQNQTLKENPDGTISIIDPESNTPYLDGAGMEKDKPYRCEVCGKRYKNLNGLKYHRGHTTH, encoded by the coding sequence ATGTTTAATACcaaaatctttgataatAGTAATTCGGGGGGTCAGTCTTCGTCAGCGATCAATATACCACCGCTGGGGGCGTCTACCATAACCACGAACGACCATTTGAATATTCCTCAACCGATTGATATTAGCTACCAGAGGCAGTCATcgatatttaataattctcGGTTCAGACGAGAATCAATTGCGCATTCGCAGGGGATGGGAGGTGTCTCATGGGGGTCGGTTACGATCGGGTCCTGGTTGAAAGATGAGGTTATGATGGTGGGCAATGGTAACAATGCGAATACCAATACTTTCACCAACAGCCATTTACAGCCGCATATACAGCATCATTTGATTAACCCCAGAAGGGGCTCGATTCGCCACCAACCAAGTGCCAGCATTTCCATGTCGCCACCAATCCAAACGTCGTATTTGCCGGACTTAGAGGCTGATTATTGCAAGGACTACCTGTGCTGTGGGCAACTCTTACCTACATTACACGACTTGTTGCGGCACTATGAAGAAGCCCATATCAGTCCTTCTCCTCCGCAAGACCAGCACATATTAAACTCGGCCAGAAATCGAAACAGAAATAATGTTCACAATATCATGGAAACTGTTTCCACTACTGAtgtatttttgaataatcaCCACCATAATGCTCACAATAATCATCCTAATTTAAATATCCCAAATAACCAGTTCAATATCCACCAGCAAACGATTAGTCAAGCATCATTAACTAATACTATCCCTCAGAATAACCCAATACCGACCAACCAACCTCAAATacagcaacagcagcaacagcagcaacaacaacaacaacaccatcatcatcaacaacaacagcacCAGCATCAATCTCCAACACATCAAACTCAACAAATACACCAATCACATCATCAATCACCACCTCAATTCCAGAATATGAACGCGCAATCTGATTCCGCAACGCCTCGTCctgatgaagacgatgCAATGTACATTGATGATCCAGCTCGTCATTTATACGTAATGGAAAACAATGAATATAAACCTTACAAATGTCCAGTAATAGGCTGTGAGAAGACGTACAAAAATCAGAATGGGTTGAAATATCATCGTTTGCATGGCCACCAGAATCAAACTCTAAAAGAAAATCCAGATGGAACAATTTCCATCATTGACCCGGAATCAAATACCCCATACTTAGATGGTGCTGGAATGGAAAAGGATAAACCATATAGATGTGAAGTTTGCGGTAAACGCTATAAGAATTTGAACGGTTTAAAGTATCATAGAGGCCATACGACTCACTAG